The following are encoded together in the Streptomyces flavofungini genome:
- a CDS encoding amidohydrolase family protein yields the protein MTGIFDGHCHVASSRFIPRAFVEDVASNVQRRLGSMGVAPKPGRVADGLSAQHEDHLADGLVTEMDAAGIERAVLLVPDFGLRMAGTAEPAEAARLHHEIRLRHPGRFWVYIGVDPRRGPAGVTAFEAMVEAHGLDGVKLYPPCGYSPSDPGLYPYYEICAARALPVFVHTGPTARSLDYGPAHPMRVDRAARDFPTVPFVLGHGGLTHVDICAYLAAYRPNVYVDTGGFASGPSLPHWPGHLNQLFRLGVNHKIIFGTDWPLGRLNGGLKGLISEIVDGPTVFAGVSRTDRNLLLRENLLRVLPPGSRPAG from the coding sequence ATGACGGGGATCTTCGACGGCCACTGCCACGTGGCGTCGAGCCGCTTCATCCCGCGGGCCTTCGTCGAGGACGTGGCGAGCAACGTCCAGCGCAGGCTGGGCTCGATGGGCGTCGCCCCGAAACCGGGGCGCGTCGCCGACGGGCTCTCCGCGCAGCACGAGGACCACCTCGCGGACGGGCTCGTCACCGAGATGGACGCGGCCGGGATCGAGCGCGCCGTGCTGCTCGTGCCGGACTTCGGCCTGCGGATGGCGGGCACGGCCGAGCCCGCGGAGGCGGCGCGGCTGCACCACGAGATCCGGCTGCGCCACCCCGGCCGCTTCTGGGTCTACATCGGCGTGGACCCCCGGCGCGGGCCCGCGGGCGTGACCGCCTTCGAAGCCATGGTCGAGGCCCACGGCCTGGACGGGGTCAAGCTGTACCCGCCGTGCGGCTACTCGCCGTCGGACCCGGGTCTGTACCCGTACTACGAGATCTGCGCGGCCCGGGCCCTGCCGGTGTTCGTGCACACCGGGCCCACCGCCCGCAGTCTCGACTACGGACCGGCGCACCCCATGCGCGTCGACCGGGCGGCCCGGGACTTCCCGACCGTCCCCTTCGTCCTCGGCCACGGCGGCCTCACCCACGTGGACATCTGCGCGTACCTCGCGGCGTACCGGCCCAACGTGTACGTGGACACCGGCGGGTTCGCGAGCGGCCCGAGCCTGCCGCACTGGCCCGGGCACCTGAACCAGCTGTTCCGCCTCGGCGTCAACCACAAGATCATCTTCGGTACGGACTGGCCGCTCGGCCGTCTGAACGGCGGTCTGAAGGGACTGATCAGCGAGATCGTCGACGGCCCGACGGTGTTCGCCGGGGTGTCGAGGACGGACCGGAACCTGCTGCTGCGCGAGAACCTGCTGCGCGTCCTGCCGCCGGGCAGCCGACCGGCGGGCTGA
- a CDS encoding amidohydrolase family protein, whose protein sequence is MAAPAADTPGPGTGPAGHRIVDAQVQLGSQLAIPRAFLEYQAANAHHRLTAYGHSVRPERMLDRVLSVHQDDDADRLVAELDEAGVDEAFLVVPDYSHVARCALTPAELAGHLDKVNRRHPGRFRVFWGVDPRGGKDGLDLFERCVGDYGFAGLKLYPLCGYSPSDRRLYPYFELCEARGLPVLSHTGPGWGQLDFEYGMPLLLDEAARDFPGVNFILGHGGVTHVDEATYLCAHRPNVHLDISQFHSVLAADGWQAHVNRLFRLGISHKILFGTCWPSYRLSESLPGLVAAFAKGQPAVAGIKEADRRMIMGGNSLRLVGPARTDTQNALQDTTRTNTETERGGRT, encoded by the coding sequence ATGGCGGCACCGGCGGCGGACACCCCCGGGCCGGGCACGGGCCCGGCCGGGCACCGGATCGTCGACGCGCAGGTCCAGCTCGGCAGCCAACTGGCCATCCCGCGGGCGTTCCTGGAGTACCAGGCGGCGAACGCGCACCACCGCCTGACCGCGTACGGCCACAGCGTGCGGCCCGAGCGGATGCTGGACCGGGTGCTCTCGGTGCACCAGGACGACGACGCGGACCGGCTCGTCGCCGAGCTGGACGAGGCCGGGGTCGACGAGGCGTTCCTCGTGGTGCCCGACTACTCGCACGTGGCCCGGTGCGCCCTCACCCCGGCCGAGCTCGCCGGCCATCTGGACAAGGTCAACCGCCGCCACCCGGGCCGCTTCCGGGTCTTCTGGGGCGTCGACCCGCGCGGCGGCAAGGACGGCCTCGACCTGTTCGAGCGGTGCGTCGGCGACTACGGCTTCGCCGGGCTCAAGCTGTACCCGCTGTGCGGCTACTCGCCGAGCGACCGCAGGCTGTACCCGTACTTCGAGCTGTGCGAGGCGCGCGGTCTGCCCGTGCTCAGCCACACCGGGCCCGGCTGGGGCCAGCTCGACTTCGAGTACGGCATGCCGCTGCTGCTCGACGAGGCCGCCAGGGACTTCCCCGGGGTGAACTTCATCCTGGGGCACGGCGGGGTCACCCATGTCGACGAGGCGACCTATCTCTGCGCCCACCGGCCCAACGTCCACCTGGACATCAGCCAGTTCCACTCCGTGCTCGCGGCGGACGGCTGGCAGGCCCACGTGAACCGGCTGTTCCGGCTCGGCATCAGCCACAAGATCCTCTTCGGCACCTGCTGGCCGTCGTACCGGCTCTCCGAGTCGCTGCCGGGCCTCGTCGCCGCCTTCGCCAAGGGGCAGCCGGCGGTGGCAGGGATCAAGGAGGCCGACCGGAGAATGATCATGGGCGGGAACAGCCTGCGACTTGTCGGGCCCGCACGCACCGACACCCAGAACGCCCTTCAGGACACCACCAGGACGAACACCGAAACGGAGCGGGGAGGCCGGACATGA